Proteins encoded by one window of Methanobacterium sp. CWC-01:
- a CDS encoding DUF3796 domain-containing protein, whose product MEVKFNVFWGLLGFLGILGYILGDPVYYAFFAFFLFFISPVYNRAAKNGDEKKEKKANIERDYKLYKLSIWVGSVILVITSLYLMAAKTMNDYTAIGLLLGMTIYIVSFFAYMGMEKTARDERLRKIGTLAVTWSWYITLIFTGFLVVSMFWADRIHDPIELMGLIIFVMITTMLVANTILSRIGDID is encoded by the coding sequence ATGGAGGTAAAATTCAACGTTTTCTGGGGTTTACTCGGTTTTTTGGGGATACTAGGCTACATTTTAGGAGATCCAGTCTATTATGCATTTTTTGCATTCTTCCTATTCTTTATTTCTCCGGTGTATAATAGAGCCGCTAAAAATGGGGATGAAAAGAAGGAAAAAAAGGCCAACATCGAGAGAGATTATAAACTCTATAAATTAAGTATCTGGGTAGGATCAGTGATACTGGTGATCACTTCACTATATTTAATGGCTGCTAAGACCATGAACGATTATACAGCCATAGGATTACTATTAGGAATGACTATTTACATAGTCAGTTTCTTCGCCTATATGGGAATGGAAAAAACAGCCCGTGACGAACGTTTAAGGAAAATTGGAACACTCGCTGTAACCTGGTCTTGGTATATAACCCTGATCTTCACAGGTTTCCTGGTGGTGTCCATGTTCTGGGCAGATAGAATCCATGATCCCATAGAATTGATGGGATTAATTATTTTCGTCATGATAACCACCATGCTGGTAGCTAACACGATCTTAAGCCGTATCGGAGACATAGACTGA
- a CDS encoding STT3 domain-containing protein, which translates to MEAKEIFNKLKPLIIVILLFSIVFFIRAEAANLSSLSGDFKAFYQDDNGLPYFSEMDSYYNYRLTADYLDHGYPGDTKINGTNWDLHSNYPPGRSAEYPPLIIYVTAWVYLLVNSVATVPLTAVSFWMPAVIASLCVIPAYFMVRRLTNDYGGITAGLLVALAPAYFNHSFAGFFDTDMFNILLPLLVVWMFIESIRADDLKNKAIFAVLSAIFMLIFSTAWEGWWYIFYIVVLASLVYLLVSRYLLKQDRKPRDEFSSRKEWLLNQPVLLPLAIFAILGSVLMMISMGALDFFNALLQPVGFTQLQESTRVTSYPNVYVSVAELQIPSISDVLDGVGGILAFAFGIVSVFWLFRKIKTPAPENKLNIKKKPRKRKGSRKKRREAEKVVEEDSKVVPPIIPHRPRTYLFMAVLLTVWLLTTAYAMTKGVRFIEAFSIPIAIGAGIFVGLVREYLEGQIETPSYRVIVMAILVAMVVFVPLTNDYAASSSVVPGTDDSMVNSLAWIKANTANNTVIISWWDFGHLFAAVADRPVTFDGGSQNTPRAYWVGKALLTNNESLSAGIMRMLSSSGDDGYYTLENYTQNTGKSVEILEKTLGVDKASAQTIMTSQYGLTTEQAQNVLQFTHPDDPVPVVFITSYDMIGKAGWWSYFGGWNFQNASGQNMVYSLTQANVTTQNDTLVLQGENGVVAQITSTNITAGIATSNNQVALAHRVIVVANGTTAYDQLVSNQSMFSVMIIKEGDSYYTMAMNKELEDSMFTRLFFLQGAGLTRFTPAYAQSGVIVWNVTV; encoded by the coding sequence ATGGAGGCCAAGGAAATTTTCAACAAATTAAAGCCATTGATTATTGTTATATTGCTGTTTTCCATCGTATTTTTCATAAGGGCCGAGGCAGCGAATCTATCATCATTATCTGGCGATTTTAAAGCCTTTTACCAGGATGATAATGGTCTTCCTTACTTCAGTGAGATGGACTCCTATTATAACTACCGTTTAACCGCTGATTACCTGGATCATGGCTATCCAGGGGATACTAAAATAAACGGAACCAACTGGGATCTGCACTCCAACTACCCCCCGGGGAGATCCGCTGAATATCCCCCACTCATCATCTACGTAACAGCCTGGGTTTATCTCCTGGTAAACTCAGTGGCTACGGTGCCCTTAACTGCGGTCAGCTTCTGGATGCCGGCCGTTATCGCATCTTTATGTGTAATACCAGCCTACTTCATGGTAAGAAGATTAACCAATGATTATGGTGGTATAACCGCCGGATTACTGGTTGCCCTGGCCCCGGCCTACTTCAACCACTCCTTCGCCGGCTTCTTCGATACTGACATGTTCAACATACTCCTACCACTCTTGGTAGTGTGGATGTTTATAGAAAGTATCAGGGCCGATGATTTAAAAAATAAGGCCATATTCGCAGTTCTATCGGCCATCTTCATGCTAATATTCTCCACCGCCTGGGAGGGATGGTGGTACATATTCTACATCGTGGTACTGGCCAGTCTGGTCTATCTGCTTGTTTCCCGTTACCTCTTAAAACAGGATCGAAAGCCAAGAGACGAGTTTTCGAGCCGGAAAGAATGGTTATTAAACCAGCCAGTGCTCCTTCCCCTGGCCATATTTGCCATTTTAGGCTCGGTTCTCATGATGATATCCATGGGAGCCCTGGACTTTTTCAACGCCCTTCTCCAGCCAGTGGGCTTTACCCAGCTACAAGAATCCACCCGGGTGACATCCTATCCCAACGTGTATGTCTCCGTGGCTGAGCTCCAAATACCTTCTATTTCTGATGTATTAGATGGTGTGGGTGGGATTTTAGCCTTCGCATTTGGTATAGTCAGTGTCTTCTGGCTTTTCCGAAAAATAAAAACTCCGGCTCCTGAGAATAAACTGAATATCAAGAAGAAACCGCGAAAGAGAAAAGGCAGTCGAAAAAAAAGACGGGAAGCAGAGAAGGTTGTAGAGGAGGATTCGAAGGTTGTTCCTCCCATCATCCCCCACCGACCACGAACTTACCTTTTCATGGCAGTGTTACTGACCGTGTGGCTGCTCACCACAGCCTATGCCATGACCAAGGGAGTCAGGTTTATCGAGGCCTTTTCCATACCCATCGCTATAGGGGCAGGTATATTTGTGGGTCTGGTAAGGGAGTACCTGGAAGGACAGATCGAAACTCCCAGCTACCGGGTGATTGTGATGGCCATCCTGGTGGCCATGGTGGTGTTCGTACCCCTAACCAATGACTACGCTGCTTCCAGTTCAGTGGTTCCCGGTACTGATGATTCCATGGTCAATTCTCTAGCCTGGATCAAGGCCAACACTGCCAATAACACCGTAATCATTTCCTGGTGGGACTTTGGACACCTGTTCGCTGCGGTAGCCGACCGGCCGGTAACCTTCGACGGAGGATCCCAGAACACGCCCCGGGCTTACTGGGTTGGAAAGGCACTTCTAACTAACAATGAAAGTCTTTCTGCAGGTATAATGCGGATGCTATCCTCCAGTGGAGATGATGGATACTACACCCTGGAAAATTATACCCAGAACACGGGTAAAAGTGTGGAAATACTGGAAAAAACCCTGGGTGTTGACAAAGCATCTGCCCAGACCATCATGACCAGCCAGTATGGTCTTACCACGGAACAGGCGCAAAATGTGCTGCAATTTACTCATCCCGATGATCCGGTTCCGGTGGTATTCATCACCAGCTATGACATGATTGGAAAGGCCGGTTGGTGGTCATACTTTGGTGGATGGAACTTCCAGAATGCTTCTGGCCAGAACATGGTGTACTCTTTGACCCAGGCCAATGTGACCACCCAGAATGATACTCTGGTGTTGCAGGGCGAAAATGGGGTGGTGGCCCAGATAACCAGTACCAACATCACCGCCGGGATAGCCACCAGTAACAACCAGGTTGCCCTGGCCCACCGGGTGATAGTGGTGGCCAATGGAACCACCGCATATGACCAGTTGGTGTCCAACCAGAGCATGTTCTCGGTCATGATCATCAAGGAAGGTGATTCGTATTATACCATGGCCATGAACAAGGAACTGGAGGACTCCATGTTCACCCGACTGTTCTTCCTTCAGGGAGCGGGTTTAACCCGTTTCACCCCGGCTTACGCCCAATCAGGAGTTATCGTTTGGAACGTGACAGTATAG
- a CDS encoding TetR/AcrR family transcriptional regulator: protein MSLAEWKEKEREQRQNYIIEAARKLLALKGFNEVSMDEIAREVGLGKSTLYLYFKNKESLYFAVVLRGIRIWVEMVKEGVKKGNTGLEKLTLYGNVNREFSNKYPDYFRLLYSPTSIKKQFDRDKMNSSEEFREVRELFKEIMSIGIDLIQKGIDEGQIRPDVDPTEAAILLSVIYNGKVNMGDWAKELLENRGIDEHRFAKDIGDLFLHMLMKH from the coding sequence ATGTCACTGGCGGAATGGAAGGAAAAAGAAAGGGAGCAGCGGCAAAATTATATTATCGAAGCTGCTAGGAAATTATTGGCTCTAAAAGGCTTTAATGAAGTTTCAATGGATGAAATAGCCAGAGAAGTTGGTCTTGGCAAAAGTACACTCTATCTATATTTTAAAAATAAAGAATCTTTGTACTTTGCTGTAGTCTTACGCGGTATTCGAATCTGGGTTGAAATGGTTAAAGAAGGGGTTAAAAAAGGAAATACTGGGTTAGAGAAGTTAACATTATATGGAAATGTAAATAGGGAGTTTTCTAATAAATATCCGGATTATTTCAGGCTACTGTATTCTCCCACATCCATTAAAAAACAATTTGATAGGGATAAAATGAACAGCAGTGAAGAATTCCGAGAAGTAAGGGAATTATTCAAAGAAATAATGTCCATAGGGATAGATTTAATACAAAAAGGTATAGATGAGGGCCAAATCCGACCAGATGTGGATCCTACCGAAGCAGCTATTCTCCTATCAGTAATATACAATGGCAAGGTGAATATGGGCGACTGGGCTAAAGAGCTACTGGAAAACAGAGGAATTGATGAACATAGATTTGCCAAGGATATAGGAGATTTGTTTCTTCACATGTTAATGAAACACTGA
- a CDS encoding DUF169 domain-containing protein translates to MDYTELGEKLNELLKLENEPVAIKWSVKEPKNVKKEEGKSRFCSKLEKAMNGEIFYATLEEEECMGGARYSGLKDMSEYPANVQSGAFMVPKGLYKNIPAVQRSRENETYINPGIFTAISFAPLNKAKFEPNVIFMVCNAKQGMEILHANAYDSGEHGRGADAVPVCSSMAATPYMTGKVTYGFGDVAARKNMDINQHDIMVSIPGSDLSRIVSNLGEMRTKMFFK, encoded by the coding sequence ATGGATTATACTGAATTAGGAGAAAAATTAAATGAACTTTTAAAATTGGAAAATGAACCAGTGGCCATAAAATGGTCTGTAAAAGAGCCAAAAAACGTTAAAAAGGAAGAAGGTAAATCAAGATTCTGCAGTAAACTTGAAAAAGCCATGAACGGCGAAATATTTTATGCAACCCTAGAAGAGGAAGAATGCATGGGTGGTGCCAGATATTCTGGACTTAAAGACATGAGTGAATACCCTGCTAATGTACAAAGTGGGGCATTTATGGTTCCGAAGGGTTTGTATAAGAACATTCCTGCCGTGCAGCGTTCCAGGGAAAATGAAACATACATAAACCCTGGAATATTCACTGCAATTAGTTTCGCTCCTTTAAATAAGGCAAAATTTGAACCAAATGTGATATTTATGGTCTGCAATGCGAAACAGGGGATGGAAATACTTCATGCAAATGCCTATGACTCTGGAGAACATGGGCGGGGCGCTGATGCAGTTCCAGTGTGCAGTTCAATGGCTGCAACACCTTATATGACTGGAAAAGTCACTTATGGATTCGGTGACGTTGCAGCAAGGAAAAACATGGATATTAATCAACATGATATTATGGTCAGTATTCCTGGAAGCGACTTGTCTCGTATAGTTTCTAATTTGGGTGAAATGCGAACTAAAATGTTCTTTAAGTAA
- a CDS encoding helix-turn-helix transcriptional regulator, whose amino-acid sequence MKTRIKELRARKDLTQAQLADQVGVRRETIVFLEKGKYNPSLKLAYLIARVLDEKIEEIFIFEEEDLNWKIK is encoded by the coding sequence ATGAAAACTCGAATCAAAGAACTCCGAGCCAGGAAGGACCTTACCCAGGCCCAGCTGGCTGACCAGGTGGGGGTGAGACGAGAGACCATAGTCTTTCTGGAGAAAGGAAAATACAACCCCTCCCTGAAGCTGGCCTATCTTATTGCCAGGGTGCTAGATGAAAAAATAGAGGAGATATTCATCTTCGAAGAGGAAGACTTAAATTGGAAAATTAAATAA
- a CDS encoding MDR family MFS transporter — protein MNHGSHYNLAKNKIIMIMAGLMVVLLLAAFDYSIIGTAMPKVINSLQGMEYYVWPFTSYMLTSTIAIILFGKLSDIYGRKHVLMAGIITFVITSVLCGFSTNMYELILFRGLQGIGGGILISLPFIVVGEIFSPRERAKYMGILASVFALADVLGPILGGVITDNLGWRWIFFINVPVGVAALIIILYSLPNFKSPDIKKVIDYFGIITFILSLSALFLGVTLAGDLNTHSFAEITGLLVFAGIMFTMFIWAEKTAVEPILPLNLFKNSIFSVSSVGSFLAGALLFCGMIYVPLFAQDVLGMSATNSGFIMIPMLLSLTITSILTGLIISRTGKYKKLAIAEFIITAIGVVLLATMNENTPYYLLLLYSTILGIGSGMAYNIFNIAVQNAFTLREIGVVTASMRFFRNLGTILFVPIFGYIMNFTLISSSTVNLSETQALVLSIQNIFLAATVLAFAGLIVAFFLKEIPLGEDVPTTS, from the coding sequence ATGAATCATGGAAGCCATTATAACCTTGCTAAAAATAAAATAATCATGATAATGGCCGGATTAATGGTTGTACTCCTTTTAGCTGCCTTTGATTATTCAATCATAGGGACAGCTATGCCTAAGGTTATTAACAGTCTGCAGGGCATGGAATACTATGTATGGCCATTTACATCTTACATGTTAACATCAACCATTGCCATAATCCTTTTTGGTAAATTATCGGATATTTACGGTAGAAAACATGTTTTAATGGCCGGAATCATCACCTTTGTTATTACTTCAGTCCTGTGCGGTTTTTCCACCAATATGTATGAACTGATCCTATTTAGAGGACTTCAGGGAATTGGGGGCGGAATTTTAATATCACTCCCATTTATTGTGGTTGGAGAAATTTTCAGTCCCAGGGAAAGAGCCAAATATATGGGGATTCTGGCATCCGTATTTGCACTTGCCGACGTTTTAGGACCAATTCTCGGTGGCGTCATTACTGATAATTTGGGTTGGAGATGGATATTTTTTATAAATGTTCCTGTTGGGGTCGCTGCTCTGATTATTATTCTTTATTCTCTTCCAAATTTTAAATCGCCAGATATTAAAAAGGTCATTGATTATTTCGGGATCATCACCTTTATCTTATCTTTAAGTGCCCTGTTCCTGGGAGTCACACTGGCCGGAGATCTTAACACCCATTCATTTGCTGAGATAACGGGACTACTTGTATTTGCAGGAATCATGTTTACAATGTTCATCTGGGCTGAAAAAACAGCTGTAGAGCCTATTTTGCCGTTAAATCTTTTTAAGAATTCAATTTTCAGTGTATCATCAGTTGGAAGCTTTTTAGCAGGTGCCTTGCTGTTTTGTGGGATGATTTACGTCCCATTATTCGCACAGGATGTTTTAGGTATGAGTGCCACAAATTCAGGGTTCATCATGATCCCTATGCTTTTAAGCCTTACCATAACCTCAATACTCACTGGACTAATCATATCCAGGACCGGTAAATATAAAAAGCTGGCCATCGCCGAATTTATTATAACTGCAATCGGAGTTGTGCTTCTCGCCACCATGAATGAGAATACGCCCTATTATCTGCTGTTACTCTATTCAACTATTCTGGGTATTGGTTCAGGAATGGCCTATAACATATTCAATATAGCAGTGCAGAATGCATTCACACTGCGAGAAATAGGTGTTGTAACTGCTTCTATGCGGTTTTTCAGAAATTTAGGTACTATCTTATTCGTGCCAATATTTGGATACATAATGAATTTCACACTGATAAGTTCCTCTACAGTTAATTTGAGTGAAACTCAAGCTTTGGTACTTTCTATCCAGAATATTTTCCTTGCAGCTACAGTACTGGCATTTGCTGGATTGATTGTTGCCTTTTTCCTGAAAGAAATACCTTTAGGTGAAGATGTGCCTACCACATCATGA
- the topA gene encoding DNA topoisomerase I, translated as MHEVIICEKPKAAEKISQALPGYAEKKNYKRVPYYEIEENGKKTTILAAVGHLYSLSPLKKENGRIFEVEWVPLHTKDKSKRYVKNYIDAIVKFSKDADKFIHACDYDIEGTLIGFNALKYACGDKSVEQAVRMKFSTLTDEDLLEAYHNPIDLDFHQVDSGIARHVLDFLFGVNISKYLTDSVMAATSRYIQLSAGRVQTPTLSILVDREKQIKEFKPEPYWLIKADLGLGIIADHKQGKIFDKKKTEDILAHCQGEDAVVDKISLKETAQSPPVPFDLGTLQSEAYSVFGFSPKKTQSIAQNLYTEGYTSYPRTSSQKLPASIGYQKILGKLSKNSSFAKHIKKLKKPLKPREGKKTDAAHPSIHPTGVLPNKLGRDYQKLYELIVHRFISVFGQNAILEAMKTDLKIGDEDFTFSRKRMAKMGWKEHYPFRKVENDEFPSLKEGEKLEAKVDSEEKETKPPARYNQASLIRELEKRGLGTKSTRANIISILYDRKYVEGKKITVNQLGEHLIDTLKEYSEKITSEELTREFETRMEGIMSGETDKDDIIQQARVEVSSILDDIEKNKLKIGEQLYQAYRESMVVGSCKCGGNLITINSPRGGTFVGCSAYPECKSTYSLPQGANVLKATCEKCGLPMISFGKPRQRACLDPKCGREGEEPPKNEVVGVCPDCGKDLLKRLGRYGEFVGCSGFPRCRYTRSLEEDEEKVQEKS; from the coding sequence ATGCATGAAGTGATCATCTGCGAGAAGCCCAAGGCCGCCGAGAAGATATCCCAGGCCCTTCCGGGCTATGCGGAAAAGAAGAACTACAAAAGGGTTCCATACTATGAAATTGAAGAGAATGGGAAGAAAACCACCATATTAGCAGCAGTAGGTCACCTTTACTCATTATCTCCCCTTAAAAAGGAAAACGGGCGAATATTTGAGGTGGAATGGGTCCCCCTGCACACCAAGGACAAGTCCAAGCGATATGTTAAAAACTACATCGATGCCATTGTGAAGTTCTCTAAAGATGCAGATAAATTCATTCATGCCTGCGATTATGATATTGAGGGAACACTCATCGGTTTCAACGCACTTAAATATGCCTGTGGCGATAAAAGTGTGGAACAAGCGGTGCGGATGAAGTTCTCCACCCTCACTGATGAGGACCTTCTGGAGGCCTACCATAACCCCATTGACTTGGATTTCCACCAGGTGGATAGTGGGATTGCTCGTCATGTCCTGGATTTCCTTTTCGGAGTTAACATTTCCAAGTACCTCACTGATTCGGTAATGGCTGCCACTTCCCGTTACATCCAGCTTTCAGCTGGCCGGGTGCAGACTCCTACTCTGTCCATACTCGTGGATCGTGAGAAGCAGATTAAAGAGTTCAAACCCGAACCCTACTGGCTTATCAAGGCTGATCTGGGTCTGGGAATAATTGCTGATCATAAACAGGGCAAAATTTTCGATAAAAAAAAGACAGAGGATATTCTGGCCCATTGTCAGGGTGAGGATGCAGTGGTGGACAAGATCAGCCTGAAGGAAACCGCCCAATCACCACCAGTACCCTTTGATCTGGGAACTCTTCAGTCCGAGGCCTACTCCGTCTTTGGTTTCAGCCCCAAGAAGACCCAGTCCATCGCCCAGAATCTATACACCGAAGGATACACATCCTATCCACGTACTTCTTCCCAGAAGTTACCGGCCAGCATAGGATATCAGAAGATACTCGGTAAACTCAGTAAAAATAGCAGTTTCGCTAAACATATAAAGAAACTTAAAAAACCTCTAAAGCCACGTGAGGGTAAGAAAACTGACGCTGCTCACCCTTCCATCCACCCCACCGGTGTTTTACCAAACAAACTCGGACGAGATTATCAGAAACTCTACGAACTGATTGTTCATCGTTTCATAAGCGTTTTTGGTCAAAACGCCATCCTGGAAGCCATGAAAACAGATCTGAAGATAGGTGATGAGGATTTCACCTTCAGCCGTAAGAGAATGGCCAAGATGGGATGGAAAGAGCACTACCCCTTCCGCAAGGTTGAGAATGACGAGTTCCCCTCCTTAAAAGAAGGTGAAAAACTGGAAGCAAAGGTGGATTCCGAAGAAAAGGAAACTAAACCTCCAGCCCGGTATAACCAGGCTTCTTTAATAAGAGAATTGGAGAAACGTGGACTGGGGACCAAGTCAACCCGTGCTAATATTATTTCCATCCTCTATGACCGTAAATATGTGGAGGGTAAGAAGATCACCGTCAACCAGTTAGGTGAACATCTCATCGACACTCTTAAGGAATATTCAGAAAAAATAACCAGTGAAGAGCTAACCAGAGAGTTTGAAACCAGAATGGAAGGTATAATGAGTGGGGAAACAGATAAGGATGATATCATCCAACAGGCCCGGGTGGAAGTCAGTTCTATACTGGATGATATCGAGAAGAACAAGCTTAAAATCGGGGAACAACTTTATCAGGCCTACCGGGAGAGCATGGTGGTGGGATCCTGCAAGTGCGGCGGAAACCTGATCACCATAAATTCGCCCCGGGGCGGAACCTTTGTGGGATGCTCAGCCTACCCAGAATGTAAATCAACCTATTCACTCCCCCAGGGAGCTAACGTGCTTAAGGCCACCTGTGAGAAATGTGGTCTACCAATGATATCCTTCGGCAAACCCCGACAGAGGGCGTGTCTGGATCCCAAATGTGGCCGGGAGGGTGAAGAGCCCCCTAAAAATGAGGTGGTGGGTGTCTGCCCGGATTGTGGAAAAGATCTCCTGAAACGTCTGGGTCGTTACGGTGAATTTGTAGGTTGCAGCGGATTCCCCCGCTGTCGATACACCCGTTCTCTGGAGGAGGATGAAGAGAAAGTTCAGGAAAAATCTTGA
- a CDS encoding metallophosphoesterase, giving the protein MLIGVISDTHIPERASEIPENVFKIFKDVDMILHAGDLISLEIKDILNNIAPTTCVQGNMDRYYGTKLPERELIEVGGVKIGLNHGEVYPRGDTQQLRYIGLEMKVDVLITGHTHYAFVNQLKDLLLLNPGSPTVPRLSDPSVMLVEVDEGEVEAQLIKIGESPCKALNYQARGV; this is encoded by the coding sequence ATGTTAATAGGCGTTATATCCGACACCCACATCCCAGAGAGGGCCTCTGAAATTCCTGAAAATGTTTTTAAAATATTTAAGGACGTGGATATGATATTACACGCCGGAGATCTTATTTCTCTAGAAATCAAGGATATTTTAAACAACATAGCCCCCACCACCTGTGTCCAGGGAAATATGGACCGCTACTATGGTACTAAACTTCCGGAAAGAGAATTAATAGAAGTAGGGGGGGTTAAGATTGGTCTTAATCACGGCGAAGTTTATCCCCGGGGAGATACCCAGCAGCTCCGTTATATTGGCCTGGAGATGAAAGTAGACGTACTGATAACCGGTCACACCCACTATGCCTTCGTTAATCAGTTGAAGGACCTGTTGCTGTTGAACCCGGGAAGTCCCACCGTACCCCGGCTATCGGATCCATCGGTGATGCTGGTGGAAGTGGATGAGGGAGAAGTGGAGGCTCAACTAATTAAAATCGGCGAATCACCCTGCAAAGCACTGAACTACCAGGCTAGAGGAGTTTAA
- a CDS encoding OBG GTPase family GTP-binding protein — MTLEDRIRSIEEEIKKTPYNKATSHHIGKLKAKLSQLREESFKRASAGTKGKGFHLKKSGDSTVALVGFPSVGKSTILNQITNAESKIGSYEFTTLEVIPGVMEYRGAHIQIFDIPGIISGAAHGRGRGREILSVARNADLIVIVLDVFQPQHQELILEELNLIGIRPNQSPPDVRVKRRRIGGVKLASTVPLTHMDEKSIRSILNEYGVHSADVLIREDVTMDRFIDSLDSSIVYIPLLMVVNKIDLVDDDYLGEVKRKVPDALYIAADKQLNIDELKEEIFQRLELIRIYLKPQGKKADMDDPLIVRKGSTVENVAQRLHRDFVRNFRHANVWGKSVKFPGQKIGLEHALEDKDIVRIIVKK, encoded by the coding sequence TTGACTTTAGAAGACAGAATCCGCAGCATTGAAGAGGAGATCAAGAAAACTCCCTACAACAAGGCCACTTCCCACCACATCGGGAAATTGAAGGCAAAATTATCCCAGTTACGGGAAGAATCATTTAAAAGGGCTTCCGCAGGTACCAAGGGCAAGGGATTCCATCTAAAAAAGAGTGGAGACTCCACTGTGGCTCTGGTAGGATTCCCTTCTGTTGGTAAGTCCACTATTCTCAATCAAATAACCAATGCCGAGTCTAAAATTGGTTCCTATGAATTCACCACCCTGGAGGTGATCCCCGGGGTCATGGAGTACCGGGGAGCCCATATTCAGATCTTCGATATTCCGGGGATCATCAGTGGTGCCGCTCATGGCCGGGGAAGGGGAAGAGAAATCTTATCAGTGGCTCGCAACGCCGATCTGATAGTGATAGTTCTGGATGTTTTCCAGCCACAACACCAGGAACTGATACTGGAAGAGCTTAACCTTATCGGCATCCGCCCAAATCAGTCACCTCCAGATGTAAGGGTAAAACGAAGAAGAATTGGTGGAGTAAAACTGGCTTCCACTGTCCCCCTGACCCATATGGATGAAAAAAGCATTCGTTCCATTCTTAACGAGTACGGGGTGCACAGTGCTGATGTTCTGATCCGGGAAGATGTCACCATGGATAGATTCATTGACTCCCTGGATTCCAGCATAGTCTACATACCCCTCCTGATGGTGGTTAACAAGATCGACCTGGTAGATGATGATTACTTGGGGGAAGTTAAAAGAAAAGTTCCCGATGCTTTATATATCGCCGCTGATAAGCAGTTAAACATTGATGAACTTAAAGAGGAGATATTCCAGCGCCTGGAACTTATAAGGATATACTTGAAGCCTCAGGGTAAAAAGGCAGATATGGATGATCCACTAATAGTCAGGAAGGGTTCTACCGTGGAAAACGTGGCACAGAGGCTACATCGTGACTTTGTAAGGAACTTCCGCCATGCCAATGTGTGGGGAAAGTCGGTGAAGTTCCCGGGCCAGAAGATAGGTCTGGAACACGCACTGGAAGATAAAGACATCGTAAGGATCATAGTTAAAAAATAA
- a CDS encoding RlmE family RNA methyltransferase, whose protein sequence is MGKRWNQERKEDPYYQKAKKEEYRSRASYKLLQLNKKFKIIRKGDRILDLGAAPGGWSQVALEAVGEEGRVVAVDLQRIRPFTEENFKSIKGDFTTREVKEEIISALEGQAAVILSDASPKLSGIKDVDQMRSMDLFQAVMEMCDSTLRYNGSLIMKLFQGPQFPEMLKTVKKKFRMVKTTKPPSSRKKSVEMYLVARGFRGTR, encoded by the coding sequence ATGGGTAAAAGATGGAATCAGGAGCGAAAGGAAGACCCTTATTATCAGAAAGCAAAAAAGGAAGAGTACCGTTCCCGGGCATCCTATAAGCTACTCCAGTTAAATAAAAAGTTCAAGATCATACGTAAAGGGGACCGAATACTGGACCTGGGAGCTGCTCCCGGTGGTTGGTCTCAGGTAGCTCTGGAAGCGGTGGGGGAGGAAGGTCGGGTGGTGGCGGTGGACCTGCAAAGAATCCGGCCCTTTACAGAAGAAAATTTTAAGAGTATTAAGGGAGATTTTACCACCCGTGAAGTTAAAGAAGAGATTATATCTGCTTTAGAAGGGCAGGCTGCAGTCATCCTGTCTGATGCCTCCCCTAAACTCTCGGGTATTAAGGATGTGGACCAAATGCGCTCCATGGACCTGTTCCAGGCGGTGATGGAGATGTGTGATTCCACCTTAAGGTACAATGGTAGTCTGATTATGAAGTTATTTCAGGGACCACAATTTCCAGAAATGTTGAAAACAGTTAAAAAGAAATTCAGGATGGTTAAAACCACTAAACCGCCTTCATCCCGTAAGAAGAGTGTGGAAATGTATCTGGTAGCCAGGGGTTTTCGCGGAACCAGATGA